The genomic DNA CCTCGCGCCGGTCGGCGGCGATACGGGTGACGGCAAATCCGAACAGCAAGGCGAACAGCACCACCGCGACCACTTGCCCCTCACTCGCGGACTTCAGGGGATTGACCGGGATGAAGCCCAGCAGCCATTGCGCGGAGGGACGCACATCCGGCACCTCCGCCACCTTTTCCGTCCCCGCGAGCGCGCCGACCGCGCCCGGCGGCACTGGCCAGAGGTGGAGCAGCAGCGGCCCGATCAGCGCCGCGACCGCCGCCGCGCCAACGAGCAGGATGGCGAACAGCGCGATCGCCCGGCCGGCCATGCCGTTGGTTCGCGCCGTGGTCGCCGCCTGCGTGATGCCCGTCACCAGCAGGGCGAAGATCAGGGGGATGAGCGGCATCTGTAATCCGCCCAGCCACGCCTTGCCCACCGGCTGGGCGATGGCGACGGCCTCCGCTTCCCACGCGCCGCCCCATTCGGCCAGCGCAATGCCGCCCGTCAGCCCCACTATGAGCGCGATCAGAATACGAACGGTCAAGGACATAGGCGTGATTCTTCCCCCCGGCGGCGTCGCCTGATGGCAACGGGTGACAACAGGCTATCCGCTATCGTCGGTGGGGGAACAGGGAAAATCCCTGCGACGTTGCAATTCTCCCCTTGTATTTTAAATCAAGAATTATAATTCTAAAATAAGAGGGTCGCGCTGCACGACAGACGCGCCGATCGGGGAGAGAGACATGCTGGACCGCCGAACCTTGCTTGCCGCCGCCGCGGCCAGCGCCGCCACGCCGGCCTTCACGAAACAGGCTGCACCGTTCGACCCGGCCTTTCCGCAGGGCTTCCTCTGGGGCGCCGCCACCGCCGCGCATCAGGTGGAGGGGAATAATGTCAACAGCGACATCTGGGCGATGGAGCATAGCCGGCCCAGCGTCTATGTCGAACCGTCGGGCGACGCGGCGAACAGCTTCAATCTGTGGCCGACCGATCTGGATCTGGTGAAGGCGATGGGCCTCACCGCCTATCGCTTCAGCCTGGAGTGGGCGCGGATCGAGCCGGCGCCGGGCGAATTTTCGATCGCCATGCTCGACCATTATAAGGCGATGATCGCCGGGTGCCGCGTGCGCGGGCTGGCGCCGGTCGTCACCTTCAACCATTTTTCGACGCCGATCTGGTTCGCGGCGCAGGGCGGCTGGGCCAATCCGCAATCGCCATCCCTGTTCGCGCGCTATTGCGACCGGGCGGCGCGCCATCTGGCCGCCGGGATCGATCATGCCCTGACGCTGAACGAACCGAATCTGACCGGCCTCCTCGACATCGTGCTGCCGCCGGGGATCGGCGCGAAGCTGATGGACGCCGACCGGGCGATGCAGGCGGCGGCGGCCAGGGCGCATGGCGTGGCCAAATTCCAGGCGGGCAACGCGCTGTGGATCGAGGATGTGCCGACCACTACCGCCAACATGCTGGCGGCGCACAAGGCGGGGCGGGACGCGATCAAGGCGGTGCGGCCCGACCTGCCGGTCGGCGCGAGCCTGGCGATCATCGACGACCAGCCGGTGGGCCGCAACAGCATCCGCGATGCGATGCGCGCGAAGCTCTACCAACCCTGGCTGCTGGCGGCGCGGGGCGATGATTTCGTCGGCGTGCAAAATTATGAGCGGTCGCTGTGGGACGACAAGGGCCGCCTGCCCACGCCCAAGGGGGTGGAGGTCAATGACGTGGGATCGGAAGTCTACCCGCCCTCGCTCGCCAATGTCGTGCGCTATGCGCATCAGGTGAGCGGTATCCCCGTCCTCGTCACCGAACATGGCGTCAACGCCAGCGACGACGCGGTTCGCGCGCGGCTGATCCCCGCCGCGCTGACCGAATTGAAGAAGGCGATCGACGCGGGCGTGCCGGTGAAGGGCTATATCCACTGGACGCTGATCGACAATTTCGAATGGGTGTTCGGCTATGGCCCGAAATTCGGGCTGCACAGCCTCGATCGCGCGACCTTCGCCCGCACGCCCAAGCCCAGCGCCGCCATATTGGGCGCGATCGCGCGCAGGAATCGGGTATGATCCGGCCACGAAAAAGCCCGGCGCTCCATTGGAGCGCCGGGCTTTTTCAATCCCGTCCGACTGGACCTC from Sphingobium sp. CAP-1 includes the following:
- a CDS encoding family 1 glycosylhydrolase, whose translation is MLDRRTLLAAAAASAATPAFTKQAAPFDPAFPQGFLWGAATAAHQVEGNNVNSDIWAMEHSRPSVYVEPSGDAANSFNLWPTDLDLVKAMGLTAYRFSLEWARIEPAPGEFSIAMLDHYKAMIAGCRVRGLAPVVTFNHFSTPIWFAAQGGWANPQSPSLFARYCDRAARHLAAGIDHALTLNEPNLTGLLDIVLPPGIGAKLMDADRAMQAAAARAHGVAKFQAGNALWIEDVPTTTANMLAAHKAGRDAIKAVRPDLPVGASLAIIDDQPVGRNSIRDAMRAKLYQPWLLAARGDDFVGVQNYERSLWDDKGRLPTPKGVEVNDVGSEVYPPSLANVVRYAHQVSGIPVLVTEHGVNASDDAVRARLIPAALTELKKAIDAGVPVKGYIHWTLIDNFEWVFGYGPKFGLHSLDRATFARTPKPSAAILGAIARRNRV